The DNA window GCAACAAACAGCATATTAAGCAGAATACCATTCTGTGGCCCCAAAGGAAGCCATTCCGACGATAGGAAATAGACAGTAGTTAGTAATGTAATGCCTATATTTATATAGTTTGGATAATGTTTCTTTTCCTGCTTCCATTTGTAGGCGAGCAGATTATTAAGTCCGATGGCAGTCAGCGCCAATGCCGGAATTGAACCAGTGAAGGCAAACAACAATATGCCTGCTACAATGAGTAGTATATTTGCTACTTTGCGATAGCCGTGTTTGGGTATGCGCAAAGAGAATATCCAGTAGGCAAGTGTAGGCAGCAAAATGAGTCCCAGGATAAAGGCCGACACCAATGCAAACGTTTTGGTATAAGCCAACGGATGAAACATTTTTCCCTCCTGAGCCTGCATGGCAAACACTGGAATAAAACTGATGATGGTAGTAAGCATTGCCGTACTGATGGCTCCGGATACTTCTGTTACGGAGTTATAGATCAGAGATACGAGATACTCTCCGTGTGCTTTTCCTCTATTTTCAGGGAAATCGAGATGCCGCACTACATTCTCCATGAATACTACCCCCACATCTACCATTACTCCAATAGCTATAGCAATACCCGACAGAGCAACAATGTTGGCTTCGATACCAAGATTACTCATGATAATGAAAGTACTTAATACAGCTAAAGGCAGCATACCGGCAATAACGATGGATGCACGTAGATTTATAACCAGTACAATAACAACAATGATACAGATTAGAATTTCATGATCTAAAGCACTTTCCAATGTTCCTATAGTCTCTTTTATAAGTTGGGTGCGGTCATAGAACGGAACAACCGTAACTTTCGAAACTCTTCCATCTGGCAGTACCTTCTGAGGCATACCGGCCTCTGTCTCTTTAATCTTGGCTTTTACATTATTAATAACATCCATCGGATTAGAGCCATATCTTGCCACAACAACAGCACCTACAGCTTCCATACCTTCCTTGTCCAACCCTCCGCGACGAGTAGCCGGACCGTAGTTAACGGTTGCCACATCTTTTATTCTGACTGGAACACCATTTCGCGAAGTAATAGCAGCATTCTCAAGATCTGATAGGTTCTTGATATACCCTAATCCCCTGATCAGGTATTCAACCTTGTTTATTTCAATGGTTTCGGCTCCAATATCGAGATTACTCTTCTTAACAGCATCCATAACATCCATTACAGAGACGCCAAACGAACGCATAGCCTCGGGATTCAAATCTACCTGAAATTCCTTCACATAACCTCCCACGGAGGCTACTTCAGATACGCCTTCGGCACTCGACAGAGAGTACTTTACATAATAATCCTGAATGGTACGTAACTCCTGAGGATCCCATCCTCCGGTAGGTTTTCCTGTTTTAGGATCACGGCCTTCGAGCGTGTACCAGAATATTTGTCCCAATGCTGTAGCATCGGGCCCCAGAGTAGGTTGAACACCTTCGGGTAATGTACCTGCAGGCAATGAATTTAATTTCTCAAGAATACGTGAACGACTCCAGTAGAACTCTACATTATCATTAAATATAATGTAGATAAATGACATTCCAAACATAGAGGTACTACGTATGGTTTTAACGCCCGGAATGCCTAAAAGTGATGTTGTTAAAGGATAAGTTATCTGATCCTGGATATCCTTTGGCGACCTTCCCATCCATTCCGTTGCAACAATCTGCTGATTATCGCCTACATCGGGAATGGCATCTACTGCCACAGGATTACGCGGAAGTAAACCTCCGTGCCAGTTAAACGGAGCAGTAGCTAGTCCCCAGACTATGATAACAATTAATAGAATTGATGTAACAAGCCTGTTTTTAAGAAAATAGTTGATTATTTTATTTAGCATATTTCTTGTTATTTATATAATTCACCAATTATTAGTTTAGCCGGTATATATGACTAAACTAATAGTAAATTTCGTAATACAAAACAAATTGCTTTTCCTATTATGCAACTCTTTATTTACTAAAGTAATTGATAATAAATGCTTTGTCTGGTATATTAATAACTAATCTAAGCTAAAAAAGGAGGCGCACGATCTCCTCCTGAGCTAATAAAAACAGGTTCGCGATAAAGCTTATATTGAACCGTTATTGGATTTATATATCCCTCTAATCCTGTAATATTAGGATACAGGTAAAACAAGTTCGAAAGAAAACTAAGGTGAAAATCTGGATTAATTTGTGCAATCTCTCCCCGAGTATATTCATTCTGAATTTTATAAAGATGCGATTCATTTTTGCAGCAACCGCTACATTTTAGCATTCCCTTGCAGCAGGATTTTGCTTCATGACTGATGGAAATAGATACAAGCTTTGCTCCACAATAATGGCTGGAGATAGGTACACCTATGGTACTTATCATTAAAAGTAAAACAGCTATTATGTGAGTCAGTCTTTTTAGCATATGTCTTTAACCGATTTATTAATTTGCCTATTTTATAAGAAACAAGATAAATCTTCTTTTTGTTTAAAAACGTACATACTTATCAATGATACAAATGTATAAGTTATATAGAGAATATAAAATACCACAAATATGGTATTTTTGGCCTTCTAGATTTATTCCTCACGCAGGATATTCCTACTGCTTGCAACAATATATTTTTGTCCTAAAACAATATTGGTTATTTGGTGAATAGTTGTGCGATTATTAGTGAATGGGAAAATAAATTCATAGGTATAGTTTGAAGTTAAAATAATTAACCTATCTTCGCGCCTCAATTTTAATATTACTCTTAAAACTAATTTTATGGAAAAAGAAACAAAAAGATTATCCCAACTAATGGAGGCCGGAATTGAATCCCTTGATATTACTATTACAATTGAAGATATAGTGAATCAGGATATATCGGCCCAAATGGCTATTCTTTCTGCACTTCTTGATAATGAGGACTTTGCTATATATTTTAGAGAAAAAGTAAACATCGTGTTTACGGGTATAAATCCTGGAGATAAGAAACTTTGGGAAATACCTGAGGTGAGAAAATACATTCAAAAGCTTGATGATGAGTTTCCATATTGGCTCTATTTTTCATCAAAAAAGGGAGGTAGCTTAAACTTGATTTATGAGTGTCGTATGATACCTTTTTTGAATAATGAAGATGAGTTCGACTTGAATTTCGCTGAATTTAAAGATAGCGTTCAGAATAGATGGATACCGGCGATGAGCGAGGTTTGTGCGTTTACTGATATGTCTGACGAGGAAACACAACAACTGTGCATGAGTTTTTATCGTTATATGCTAACTAAGTAATTGCATAGTTCGTGAAACTTTATTTTAGTTACGAAGACTTGTAGAGAAATGAAAATCCACTTAAAAAGGTTGATAATCCAAAATCAACCTTTTTAAGTTGATTTTTAGTGAAAAGGTTTCTTCGTCACTTTTGGTGAAAGCAAACTGTCTCAAATACTTATCCAATCAATATTCTATATGCTTTTTGATAAGCTATTTATTGAATCTGATAAAAAGTCTGCTAAACACTATGAATAAGATGTTCAATATAATATCTTCTACTAAAGTGACGAAGAACCCTAAAAAGTAATATCCTTGTGAAACTAACGATATATTATTTACATATTCAAGAGTTATTACTAGTGAGATTTAAACTCAAACTTCGAAACCGGATAACCTAAAAGATCTAACAATCTTGTTATACATTGTGATATTTAAATTTTAAACGCTATATTGCTTAAAGCTAGGAGCATCATTCCTAAAGTTATTACTAGTGAGATTTAAAACTCAAACTTCGAAACCGAATAACCTAAAAGATCTAATAATCTTGTTATCCATTGTGATATTTAAATTTCAAATGCTATATTGCTTAAAGCTTAGAGCATTATCGCTAAAGTTATCACTTGTGAGATTTAAAACTCAAACCTCATTATCTTCTCCGTTCGGTACTAGTACTTCTTTCCTGTTTTGGGGTTTCTTGTTTCTTGGTTTCCTGCCTTTCTGTTGTTCTCGACTGCCTTACAGGAGCATCACTTCGCCTTGGAGTTACCGTACGGTTTTGTGTAGGTTCGGTTCTTCTTTGAGGAGTTTTCACATCTTGTTGTCTCACAGGCCTGTTTACATCTGTAGGGGTAGTTCGGGGAACCCGGGCAGGTTGATCAATATCACGACGAGGAACAGTTGGAACGTCTATCTTCTGGGGAATATCCTTCTTCTCGGGTTGCTTGATTGGACCGTTTATCGGGTTTACTCTCAGATTCTGATTCGGAATCTCTCTGTCAGGAGTTCGTATTACATCATCTCTTTTAATAACCCGAGATGGGGCTGTCTCTCTTGTATTTCTGTCTCTGTCAATCTGAGGTCGGTAAATGCGTAATTCATTATTCCTGATTTCCTGTCCAGGCCTATTGCTTTCACGGACAGAATATCGGTTAACGGTTGTGCCCGATGCCCTTTGAACAGACTCTCTGTCGGGCCATAGTTGTAGGTGGTATTCCTTTTTCTGTCAGTATAAGTCCGGTCAATAACTGTAGAAGTTCTCATAATTTTTTCGTGACCAGATTGATCTACATAATAACGATATATGTTTCGCCTTCCAAAGTCTCTCTCTCTTACAAAGCACCAATGGTCGTGATGTCTGTCATATCGTCCGCCGTGAGGGTAATTTAGACCCATTCCCGGACCTATTGGCGACCAACCATAATAGCCATTGCCATGAAGCCAGTAAACCCATGATGGCCCCCATTCATAACCCGGCACCCAGAACCATCCTAATGCGTTATTGAATCCCCAGCGGCCATAGTGGAATGCTGCCCATCCCCAGTTGTAATCGGATATCCACGACCAGCCATATTGAGTAAGTACCCAATAGCCGTTGGTGGAATAGGGGGCGAAAGTTTCGCGTACATAGGGAATCCAGATATAGCCATAATCTGGATAATCAACCCATTGACCATAAGAACCTAACTGATCATAGAAAACTTGATAGCTGACAGGTGTATCATCATAATAGGTGTCTCTAGATAATGTTGCACATGAAGTGGTGAATACAAATATTAGAGCGAAGATTGTAGTATTTGTTTTCATGGCTGGCTAGTTTTTTAATTGAAGTATATTCCTTTATAAATAACAATGTAAATGGAATAATGGTTTTGCTTTTAAATAATTGATTCTTTGTGCTAAAGAGCTTATTATTTATATATCATAACAATTGGATTTAGCGTCGATAAAAACGCATTTGCTCAAATTAGAAATTTTTGTTTTTTCGTAATTACCGATAAGTTATTCTGGTTCGCTTTCTTCCCATTTCTTTTGGAACATTTCATCATGAAGCAGCAACATTAGAGGCTAATAGCCCCAGTATGCATAAAACAACAAAGAAAATAAATATTGGTATTGTTTCGATAGGATGATTCTCTGCATTAATATTACTGAAACGATAATAAAAACAAAGGCTGAACCCGTTTTATGAGCTCAGCCTTTACTTTTATAATTTAGTGAAACGTATTATTTCAACCATTTATCCAACCATGCAGCAAAGGTTCTTTGCCATAGAATACCATTCTGTGGCTTAAGTACCCAATGATTCTCGTCAGGGTAAATAAGCAACTGTGCAGGAACGCCTCTTAGTTTGGCTGCATTGAAAGCAGACATA is part of the uncultured Bacteroides sp. genome and encodes:
- a CDS encoding DUF6600 domain-containing protein, which encodes MKTNTTIFALIFVFTTSCATLSRDTYYDDTPVSYQVFYDQLGSYGQWVDYPDYGYIWIPYVRETFAPYSTNGYWVLTQYGWSWISDYNWGWAAFHYGRWGFNNALGWFWVPGYEWGPSWVYWLHGNGYYGWSPIGPGMGLNYPHGGRYDRHHDHWCFVRERDFGRRNIYRYYVDQSGHEKIMRTSTVIDRTYTDRKRNTTYNYGPTESLFKGHRAQPLTDILSVKAIGLDRKSGIMNYAFTDLRLTETEIQERQPHLGLLKEMM